The region TTCAAGCGTTCTTCTAGCAATCTTCATCTTCTTAATGGATTCTCAATAACAATCAGTATAtaacttttctcaacaaatggaatcaacgAAACAACACTTAACCTCTTCTCAGCAAACAACCACTCTAACTGTTGCAATCTCTACTCATATCTACAAGGAGCCTCATATTTTGGATCGCCCACctcacattcatcttgcaactccatttgataagctagaagttctttgcgaatcgctggtagattttgacGACATGGTCCAATCTACACCTATCCGatcaaggaattctggagatttaCAAATTCAGACGACCACTACATTGTCTCTtatgttctgggggtgaagatAGTTATCACTGAGAAATCCATCGCCACCCTTCTGAATATGGAGAAGACAGGGGGAAGAAGAATCTATAACATAAACCCTAGGGAAGAATACATGTCCCAGGAGATTATCCCAACCATCTTCAAACAAAACACTGAGGGAAACTCgtccaagaacaaggaacttcacaAGAATCTAAAAGTCTAGGTGAAGATCATTTTGGGGATTATTCATCGTCGCCCAACATCCAACTCAtcagactacatcaacactgACCAGAAGTGCATCTTCTACTTCTTACACAAAGGGCTCAAGTTGAATCTGCCAGCCTTGTTGTTCAAATATCTGGGGGATTCTGTCAGGGACACCAggaacaacatgaagcccagaacaTACATTCCCCTGGGTAGGCTGATCTCCGATGTTCTGATAGAGAGTGATTTGGTGGATCATCTCATTCATCACAATCTGATGGAGGATGTGACAGTAGACATCGAAAGACCTTTGAACTCAAGGAACCTAAAGAGCATGGGAATCATAGAGAAGGTTCTGGTAAAGCCCTCCTTAGAAACCTTCTAGGAAGctttgaaagatcagaggaagatacCCAATCATCCCTATCTCTTCTCAAAGATAGATCCCCCAGAGGTTGTTGCCCACTATCTGCAGGATCTGGCAAGCCAAGGGGTCGACATCTCAGACTTCTTCGTGGATTGGCTACCTGAGCAgccaccaaacttcatgaagaggcAGAGAGAGCCCTATAAGAAGACGAAGAAAGCTAAGAGAGAAAAGCTGGGAGAAACTTTTGTATCTATACCACCTGTGCCTCTGGTCTCATCCTCTTCTCCAAGTAAGTCTTTACCTTCTAACTCTCCATCTTTACATTTAAGGCAAATGTCTTCTTCCCTACCCGAACCTTCCTCAATCTATACATACTATGAACCTACACCCTCCACCACAAATCCCTATGAAACACCCACGTCTAACCCACCATCACATCCCCTTCAAAAATTCAATCTCACCACCACAACCCTGCCCATATCCGAAGCTCAACTGTTCAATGAACCCATATCTCCACCCTCATTAACACCCTCATCCCCACCTTACTATACCATCTCCTCTGATTCTGAACCATCTGAGCTCCAATCCCCCACTATCACTCAACTCCAGGCCCGCGCCCTCTCCGCCCACAACCAACCTGAACCAGAAACAAATATTCCTTCACCGTCTGAACAACCTCCAACATCTCCATATGAACCACACATAGAAACTCCCACTGAAAACCCCATTACCCATCAATCTGAACCTCCCACTGAAACCATCCCCACACCACCAACACCTACATCTCCAACCTCTGAACCAGAACCCACCTTTGCCGCCCTGGAAGAAGCAGTAACCTTATTTGGTGAGTCTTTAGTGGAGAAGATCAAATCACTATCTGAAAACTCTAgaatcagtgatgatccctctgtAGTGAGGATTCACTGGAATAGGGTGATCAGATGGATGACATCTAAGGCTTTCAAGCTGAAAAGCCTCTCTGAGCAAGTCtgaaacgacttcatcagagaaGCTGGAGAGAGGTTGCAGGACCGTCTGACCAGAGAGGCAGAAGAGAGAGCTAGaagagaagctgaagagaagGCTTGTCTAGAGGAAAACCAAAGAGAAAGAGAAGTTGCAGAAAAGGCCGCCACTGAGGCTGCTactgctgctgctgaagctgaagccaaagcaAAGGCTAATGCTGAAGAAGTAGCACGCATAGCCACGAAAGAAGCTGCTAAGACTAGGGAGGATGCTCTGACTCAGAGGGAGCAATCTCACTTTGATTTCGCTCCTCTAGTGCTGAAGACTCTGGAAGAACTACAGAAGGAACAAGAGATTGTGACAGCAAGACTAGATCAATAAGACTCTATCAACTCCAACAttcagaacctgctgactcaGTTGCTTCAGAGGATGCCGCCTCCTTCAAACCCTTAAGCACTTAAGATTCTTTTTTTGCTTTCTCTACTTGCTTATCTTAAATGTATTCTCTAAGTGTTTTCTCTCTATTCTTCATAGCTTATCATCTTATATACACTTCTCTTTCatatatgattttttttgtctacTTTATTTACCAAGTCTTTTTGAgtttgacaaaaagggggagaataaaaacagctctgatgaaatAATATCTAAACCTCTTGCTGGACTGCACACATTTAAAACTATTATGAAATCCTAAGCTATGCAGGAAGTATCTAAGGTAAAAACAGGCTACTATGCAAGAAGATCTGGTAAAGAACATCTAAAACTTTTTATGATCTACCTCAGGGGGAGTCGTCACACATCTGACTCTGAGATAACTCCTTTAAAATCCTTTTtgaagtatcattgtttcatcatcagTCTGAGatttttgtcatcatcaaaaagggggagattgtaagaacaagattttATCTACAATTCATCTcaaaggttttgatgataacaaaggatgaaacaaattggtaccctaaaaaatttatctaagtgtgcaggactctaacgGAAAAAGGATCAGATAGACAAACATCTGACAATCATACAAGTCCAGAATAGCAACTTAGAGTAAATTAATGCAgaggttctgactctgaagaaaagAAAGCTCAAAGAGTCTGACGAAAGAATACTCAGTCACTCTGTATCTGAACGTTCCACACAACAAATCTGATGATTCATACTCTGAAGAAGGCACTATCATAAAGACACATCAAGAACTTCTGAAGTAAATCTGCTCTCAACAACTATCTGAAGATATACACGCTGAACAAGAACATCTGAACTTCGCGTACTCTGAGTCAAGGACAACCAAAGACTTAGCTATGAAGTTTTCTACTTTTGGTATGAATATATTTTTGGAAGAGATTAAATGCGCTCCTAAattgctatggaaaggacaacgAGATTAATGACGTTAATAAATCCATCATTGCCAAGATACTCATGAATGCCTCAGCTAATGGTCTCTTGATCAAATCACTATATAAAGGCAGGATCATATTCTTATAAGACACGAAGCATACACGAAAGAATACTGCAAACAAATTCCATAATCTCTATTATTCTTGTTCAATTTTTGTTCACACGATTTGTTGCTCTAAATGTGAAATATTTCAGTTCTTATATTGTGTAACtactgcttatctagaagcactaaacacttcattgtattttcaaataattgttgagtatttcctcaagtgacttgtgaagtctgtaaacttgagaggtgtcgcaacctgaaaaaggagatgcgaaaaaacaaccggcgagaaagaaatgacagaagagtcgccaccgtgcgttatttatcccaaaggagggaaaggaaacgctcgaagtaaacctggaaaaaggaaaggaaaagacaaggtctcgcaaccaaatattgggttcgggagtcgattatgcgaagggaaggtattagcacccctacgcatccgtagtatCTACGAcatccacttttgttgttcttgtctaaagggtgtgggtttatctaatgtactatttactaaaagaggggttaaaagaaaatgactcgcactgatgtcgcatccactatatacgtatctcatctgaatataagaatcagagtcttcgtagctcggttgacctatgggttaaagaggagtgtgctcgctaagacatcgcgtcttatgcctacgtatctcatctggaatgagaatcaaagcaagccgtagttcgactaactatgggttaagttttgggatgaacgacgttactacgtaatctaccggatgctcgatctttggagacttactcgcctgtagtagaaggagtaaacgtgttcttaggagaagaaaaatcaatgagtttgtttgtgttttagggatgctcatgcaaaaagggtaatgaggataagacctcatagctcttaaccctggacaaggtgagctcatgacaaaaagtgggggttcagaaaggtggaaccctctccactgactgaccggacaaaagatctggggtttttgttctgaagcatcaacacgtagtgtgatcttaaagaacgacgcactgaataacgggggattgactattgatcccttttatccgtcaattgcctcttcatggaggtctttaggcaaaaagtagtaaaatgcgggaaagataaaaggggttaagagatctaccacacggataaagatccgaagcaacaacaaataaagagataagaaacccagagatctctcaagctagcaccatcaaagaaagcgagtcagtacaggtaatcaggataaacctccaggtggtatcccacaaataaagtggaacaccaggcaagccatctctgcaagagtcatatgagccctcacaaaacaaaactcaacaaacaggttagagaaacaagatagggtaatcaagagttgcccccaaatcaaaatgtaaccacatgtatcatgccattaaaattcacaaaaagctcacaaaaagaaaccaagggtaggaggcctaaacctcttgtcaaacacatgcatcaaaagggtatcaaattcacccataatacctcatacattcagagcattcaaattaaaagcataaagtaatgggaataaggcaaacctgactcgagagatcgaatgaaattgaattgcccggttgggtttgcaaagcaatctgagggtttatatgagatggaattggttctttgcagatgagttcccttcagtctttgaaggttgctctgaactctgttagctcttctctcactatctttttcccagccagggtaataggaatagaatgaccttttgtttcactgaaactctgaatttataacctgatttttgtggacccgtgggctcaaatgagagaggcccaagtccaaaaatttttctgttatattttatttatttatttatttatttattttcttttattttcttttattttcttttattttttcttttttttttcttttttttttcttttttttttcttttttttttcaaaacacgtgggcttcgcctagcgagcatgacagttcaagaaattcctctgagcgtaggtgattctggtggcttttcttgggactcgctaggcgacccattctgctcgcctagcgagcatgacatctcatgaacaaacttttgctccttcaagattaacgttttgactgacgaatagaccccatttgaacctgttggaagtaactcaagtctttcccttgtgttgactgatcatctaaatagaacccacaaagtgtcctggatggtgttcaagcttcttggagctaatcccgattgacatgatgaaatgcaatgtatctaattctgattgataatgatgaaatgcaatgtgaaatgttaaatgacctaaaaatgaatgcatgaatgaggagggcaaattttggggtgttacagctgcccctattcagtcatcagctaacccgagcaggatgaaagcgaacaacttatcagacaaacagggtgagctgtgattgaataccaaagacaacccgaaaatttgcactctgagaacaccacaaaaatgttgaaatacaccgcgctgtttatttctcttccgatcctctggctgaatctgaatcagtcttctgacttaacctggagtttcgatccgctggctgaatctatactcaatttagtcctctggttggatattaattttgatcctcgggctggatacggttttAATCTTCTGactagatcttcttcgatcttctggctagatcttcttcgatcttctggctaaatctttttcgatcttctggctagatcttctttgtttcgattctctggccgaatctattctcttcgattctctggctgaatcgacttcgatcttctggctagatcttctttgatcttctggctagatctactttatttcgattctctggctgaatctattctctttgattctttggctgaatctatttccggtcttcgggctagacctgacttcgatcttctggctagatctactttgtttcgattctctggctgaatctattctctttgattctttggctgaatctattttcggtcttcgggctagacctgaattcgatcttctggctagatctacttcgttttgatgataaattcccatcatcaagATCTCacatctgaggcatgcgctggttgaccctctttcgaaatctacacccaaccttcatgttagatatgcagctcCGAGAATACTCCACTTTTGAGCTTCGTAtatattcttcaggctagaacatgctgtaacgactcttcaattagacttttgtttttaaattgcgatccgcgggctggacCCTCTTGTAGATTGATTTTCTGTTGAACTGTCAATCTACTCCTCTAGCTGgtttgctggggaaataacgcttgtaggcgattctctggctgaatcttcaaattgaacctcaggctggctcattggaaaacgattctcaggctgaatcttcgaaatgaccctcatgctggatcacacacacttgatcctctggctgaatctcatgactttggttgtaaagcaattcttcggtctgctttgaagaacctgtttatcagcttatgtgtatgcttgatatgcatgcaaatgcaaatgttatgcatggtgtaaaaagaaatctgcttggggaagcaagctccggtagggaacggaccgctgtatcaatccttgaatgcgctgtggggaacgatccgtc is a window of Lathyrus oleraceus cultivar Zhongwan6 chromosome 6, CAAS_Psat_ZW6_1.0, whole genome shotgun sequence DNA encoding:
- the LOC127094199 gene encoding eukaryotic translation initiation factor 4 gamma-like: MKRQREPYKKTKKAKREKLGETFVSIPPVPLVSSSSPSKSLPSNSPSLHLRQMSSSLPEPSSIYTYYEPTPSTTNPYETPTSNPPSHPLQKFNLTTTTLPISEAQLFNEPISPPSLTPSSPPYYTISSDSEPSELQSPTITQLQARALSAHNQPEPETNIPSPSEQPPTSPYEPHIETPTENPITHQSEPPTETIPTPPTPTSPTSEPEPTFAALEEAVTLFGESLVEKIKSLSENSRISDDPSVVRIHWNRDRLTREAEERARREAEEKACLEENQREREVAEKAATEAATAAAEAEAKAKANAEEVARIATKEAAKTREDALTQREQSHFDFAPLVLKTLEELQKEQEIVTARLDQ